The genome window AGGTTTTTTCAGGACCCAATCACATCCAGTAGCCATATCTTCAAGGGATTTTGAAATTTCTTCAAGATTCATAGTATAAGGTATAACTATATCCAGATCTACCCTTCTTGTATCTGATGCTGTATGGTTTATGAATGGATTGGTTGAAAATAGTGCATTTGGAATCGTTATAATCTTTTTATCATATGTAATTATAGTAGTGAGCCTAAAACCCATTTTAACTACTTTTCCTTTCTGATTAGATACTTCAATAATATCTCCTACTCTAAAACTTTTATCTAAAAATATGAACATTCCTGCAATAAAATTAGAAAGCGTGTCACGTGCTGCAAAACCAACAACAATGCTCACTACCCCTAAACTTACAGCAATGGCAGTTAAATTGATTCCAAATAATCCGAGGATTACAGCTGCAGCAATTAGATAAATTGTATACTTAATAATTTCATTTAAAACTTGAACCATAGTTACATCAAGATCCCATTTAATTTGAGAGTTTTTAAGAAAACGGGACGTCAATCTTACTATTAAAAATGCTGCAACTAAAGTAACTCCAATTGCAATAATAGAATCAAGTTGTAGATTTAAAAGCATTTCACTGATACCCATTTATTTCACGTTCCTCAATTTACCAGTTCTTAATTTCTGTCATGGACTTAAATATGTTTATTCTTTAAATTGTTACTGAATTATTTATTATTTAAAAATTAGATTATTAACTAACAGCTAGCGCTCCACTTCTATCTGCATAAAATCTTCTGCAACTGTTGAATTTTCAAATATTTCCCTTGCTTCAGTTTCAAGGATATCTGATTTTTTATATCTTGTACTTACATGAGTTAATATCAATCTTTTAACATTTGCTTTTTTTGCAATTTCTGCAGCTTGAACCGAAGTAGAATGGCCCATTTCACCAGCTTCATCTCCATACTTACCTTCAAAAGTAGATTCATGTACTAAAAGGTCTGCATCCTTTGCAAATTCCAGCATTTGATCTGAAGGGGTTGTATCCCCAGAATAAACAATTTTACGCCCTTTTCTCTCTTCTCCAAGTACCTGTTCGGGATGTATTATATTATCTCCTACTTTTACTGCAATACCCCTCTGAA of Methanobacterium bryantii contains these proteins:
- a CDS encoding mechanosensitive ion channel family protein; the encoded protein is MGISEMLLNLQLDSIIAIGVTLVAAFLIVRLTSRFLKNSQIKWDLDVTMVQVLNEIIKYTIYLIAAAVILGLFGINLTAIAVSLGVVSIVVGFAARDTLSNFIAGMFIFLDKSFRVGDIIEVSNQKGKVVKMGFRLTTIITYDKKIITIPNALFSTNPFINHTASDTRRVDLDIVIPYTMNLEEISKSLEDMATGCDWVLKKPKPKVIVRELIDVGVRLTLCVWVNDPWRVTEHRSALGKAAKKLLRDENTKYE